One region of Leptospira bandrabouensis genomic DNA includes:
- a CDS encoding MBOAT family O-acyltransferase: MLFNSIPYLLLFAFTYLIYWNIPQKGRKPLLVISSLIFYAYFSFPFLFHFLLVILVNYGFSEWIFRKKDKGEKYSHLLFSIVALNLINLGFFKYFYFITGSLFSLTGYPSFKEIAGSWSIFLPLAISFYTFQIIAVQVDIHRGIIEKRMSALDYFLFILFFPQLIAGPIMRSQDFLPQLDHPTIDSDRMKKGLFLIIGGLFKKVIIAENIAPIISPIYMDPAKFDSFSIFFSVLAFAVQVYCDFSGYTDMARGSANLLGYEIPENFQGPFFSQSFRELWSRWHITLSSWLRDYIYIPLGGSKGSIFRSNVNSFITMCLGGLWHGANWAFVLWGAYLGALIWIERSLYLGRGKKKLLPDSIPLVGIFRTVVIFIAFSFSGVFFRAAARGEESMNVAFEIFKGVLTFRNTGETLSRVDELPTFIALGLMFNWFQHSNLVYEKLKPYQNILLPFLSVVILLLLGIFGDGGQDFIYFQF, from the coding sequence ATGTTATTTAACTCTATTCCCTATTTATTACTTTTTGCTTTCACGTATTTAATTTACTGGAATATTCCACAAAAAGGAAGAAAACCACTGCTGGTTATTTCTTCCTTAATATTCTATGCTTATTTCAGTTTTCCTTTTTTGTTCCACTTCCTACTTGTTATTTTAGTCAATTATGGGTTTAGCGAATGGATCTTTCGTAAAAAAGACAAAGGCGAAAAATATAGCCATTTGTTATTTAGTATAGTTGCTTTAAACCTAATCAATTTAGGTTTTTTTAAATACTTTTACTTTATCACTGGTTCCTTATTTTCCTTAACTGGTTATCCATCGTTTAAAGAAATCGCAGGTTCTTGGAGTATATTTTTACCTCTTGCCATTAGTTTTTATACCTTTCAGATCATTGCGGTGCAAGTGGACATCCATAGAGGGATCATTGAAAAAAGAATGTCCGCTTTGGACTATTTTTTATTCATCCTGTTTTTCCCACAGTTGATTGCAGGTCCGATCATGCGGTCTCAGGATTTCCTACCGCAACTTGACCATCCTACGATCGATTCAGACCGGATGAAAAAAGGATTATTTCTGATCATTGGTGGTCTTTTTAAAAAGGTCATCATTGCAGAAAATATAGCACCTATCATTTCCCCCATCTATATGGACCCAGCTAAATTCGATAGTTTTTCTATCTTTTTTAGTGTGCTTGCTTTCGCCGTACAAGTGTATTGTGACTTTTCTGGATACACGGATATGGCCCGAGGTTCTGCCAACCTACTTGGGTATGAAATTCCAGAAAACTTCCAAGGACCATTTTTTTCCCAATCCTTCCGGGAACTTTGGTCTAGATGGCATATCACTCTTTCTTCTTGGTTACGTGATTATATTTATATTCCACTCGGTGGAAGTAAAGGTTCCATCTTTCGCTCCAACGTAAACTCCTTCATTACGATGTGTCTTGGCGGACTTTGGCATGGGGCCAATTGGGCCTTTGTTCTTTGGGGAGCCTATTTAGGTGCGTTGATTTGGATTGAAAGGTCATTGTATCTGGGTCGAGGCAAAAAGAAACTTTTACCCGATTCCATTCCCTTAGTGGGAATCTTTCGAACGGTAGTGATCTTTATTGCCTTCTCCTTTTCTGGCGTTTTTTTCCGAGCTGCCGCGAGGGGTGAGGAATCAATGAATGTAGCCTTTGAAATTTTTAAAGGTGTTCTGACATTCCGAAATACCGGCGAAACCTTAAGTCGTGTGGATGAACTCCCCACCTTCATTGCCTTGGGACTGATGTTTAACTGGTTCCAACATTCCAACCTTGTTTATGAGAAATTAAAACCCTACCAAAATATCTTACTTCCTTTTCTCTCAGTAGTCATCCTGTTATTGCTGGGAATTTTTGGAGACGGTGGACAAGATTTTATCTACTTCCAATTTTAA
- the sppA gene encoding signal peptide peptidase SppA codes for MPSRKSFLFVSVVLLSVLFAESCVIGNSMNLLPQSGKADFEEKLIAGKDQEKIVIISIEGMISDESKDSFFGPPTESMVARIKESLKYAERDPDVKGVILKINSPGGTVTASDIIYQEVLKFKNRKSIPVFAGFMDTAASGAYYIAMATDAIGAHPTTVTGSVGVIMSGINVKEGLDKIGVKDQSFTSGPNKALGSPTTEMTAEQRKILQSIIDSLYGRFFDIVKKGRPNVGETRLREICDGRIFTAEQAKKEGMIDFIGYFDDFVYQMMQHPKFQGNRSGNPRVITYQRGKGRVENIYQATEGNKNPFSLGIADKILGTGTNAKFLYLWDL; via the coding sequence ATGCCTTCAAGAAAGTCTTTTCTTTTCGTTTCTGTCGTTCTGCTTTCGGTGCTTTTTGCCGAATCTTGTGTCATTGGGAACAGTATGAACTTGTTACCGCAAAGTGGCAAGGCTGATTTCGAAGAGAAACTTATCGCTGGAAAGGATCAAGAAAAAATCGTCATCATCTCTATAGAAGGAATGATTTCCGATGAATCCAAAGATTCCTTTTTTGGTCCACCTACAGAATCCATGGTGGCAAGGATCAAAGAGTCCTTAAAATATGCAGAACGAGATCCAGATGTCAAAGGTGTGATTTTAAAAATCAACTCTCCTGGTGGAACGGTGACTGCCAGTGACATCATTTACCAAGAAGTTTTGAAATTTAAAAACAGAAAATCCATTCCTGTATTTGCAGGATTTATGGATACAGCTGCCAGTGGAGCCTACTACATTGCAATGGCAACCGATGCCATTGGTGCTCACCCAACAACTGTTACAGGTTCAGTTGGTGTTATCATGTCTGGGATCAATGTAAAAGAAGGTCTGGATAAAATTGGAGTCAAAGATCAGTCTTTTACTTCTGGCCCAAACAAAGCACTTGGTTCTCCTACAACAGAAATGACTGCGGAACAAAGAAAAATCCTTCAATCCATCATTGATAGTTTGTATGGTCGCTTTTTTGACATTGTAAAAAAAGGAAGACCGAATGTGGGTGAAACTCGCCTCAGAGAAATTTGTGATGGTAGAATTTTCACAGCAGAACAAGCCAAAAAAGAAGGGATGATTGATTTCATCGGATACTTCGATGATTTTGTTTACCAAATGATGCAACACCCTAAATTTCAAGGCAATCGCTCAGGAAATCCTCGTGTCATTACGTACCAAAGAGGAAAAGGCCGAGTGGAAAATATCTACCAAGCTACAGAAGGAAACAAAAATCCTTTTTCTTTAGGCATTGCTGATAAAATCCTTGGAACAGGAACAAACGCGAAATTCCTTTATCTTTGGGATCTATAA